The genomic interval CCGCGGCACGCTTTTGTGTACGCCCTACACTTTTGGCATGACTTCAGACGCAGCGGCGCAGGCAGACATCGGCGTGATCGGACTGGCAGTGATGGGCGAGAACCTGATTCTGAACATGGCCAGCCGCGGCTTCACGGTCGCGGCCTTCAACCGCACCGTCAGCAAGGTCACCGCCTTCACCGGGGGGCGCGCCGTGGGCCGCACCATTGTGGGGGCCGGCAGCCTGGAGGACCTCGTGGCGCTGCTGAAACCGCCGCGGCGCGTGATGCTGATGGTCAAGGCCGGCGCGGCCGTCGATGAGTTCATCACGCTGCTCACGCCGCTCCTGGCGCCGGGCGACATCATCATCGACGGCGGCAACAGCCACCCCGCGGACTCCACGCGCCGCACCCGCGCGCTGGCCGAACAGGGACTGCTGTTCATCGGAACCGGCGTGTCCGGCGGGGAGGAAGGCGCCCTGACCGGCCCCAGCATCATGCCGGGCGGGAACGTGCAGGCCTGGCCTGCGGTGCAGCCGATCTTCCAGGCCATTGCCGCGAAGGTGGACGGCGGCGCGCCCTGCTGCGAGTGGGTGGGGCCTGAAGGTGCGGGGCACTTCGTGAAGATGGTGCACAACGGCATTGAGTACGCCGACATGCAGATGATTGCCGAGAGCTACCAGCTGCTGCGCGCCGCGGGCCTCAGCGCCCCCGAGGCCGGCGCGGTGTTTGCCCGCTGGAACGAAGGGGAACTGCACAGCTACCTGATCGAGATCACCGCCGACATCCTGAGCAAGGTGGATGACGTGACCGGCCAGCCGCTCGTGGACGTGATCCTGGACGCCGCCGGGCAGAAGGGCACCGGCAAGTGGACCTCGGTGGCCGCGCTGGACGCCGGAAGTCCCGCCGCGACCATCACCGAGGCGGTGTACGCCCGCGCCATGAGCGCCCTGAAGGCCGAGCGCGTGGCAGCCAGCGCCGTGCTCAGCGGCCCGGCCTTCGCGGCGCCCGCTGACCGGGAGGCGTTTGTGGAACAGGTCCGCCAGGCGCTGTACGCCAGCAAAATCGCCGCCTACGCGCAGGGCTTCCAGCTGCTGCACCTCAGCGCGCAGGACGCCGGGTGGACGCTGGATTACGGGCAGATCGCGCAGATGTGGCGCGGCGGCTGCATCATCCGCGCGGCCTTCCTGGACCGCATCAAGGACGCCTACGACGCCCAGCCGGCCCTGGCGAACCTGCTGATCGCCCCGTACTTCCGGGACGCCGTACACGGCGCGCAGGGCGCGTGGCGGGAAACCGTTGCCGCGGCGGTGCGCGGCGGCGTGCCTGTCCCGGCCTTCAGCAGCGCCCTGGCGTACTTCGATGCCTACCGTTCGGCGGCGCTGCCTGCCAACCTGCTGCAGGCGCAGCGTGACTACTTCGGGGCGCACACGTATGAACGCACCGACCGGCCGCGCGGCGAGTTCTTCCATACCAACTGGACCGGGCGCGGCGGAAACACCGCCAGCACCACGTACACCGCCTGAGCGGTCCCCGGTTCCCGCGGCAAGTGTGCCGGCAGGACTTGGCCGGAGCGCACCCCGTGAGCTAGAATGGGGGGCTGACGCCAGGACAGGTGGCGTACCAGGGAGGTTGCAACATGGCAGAACGAGACATTGACAAGCTGCTGTCACTGACGGACAGCAAGTACCGCCTGAGCGTGGTCACCGCCAAACGCGCACTTCAGCTGCGCAGCGGAGCGCCAAGCGTGCTGCCGGTCGAGCAGCGCGTCCGCACCCGCAATCTGGTCACGCAGGCGATGCGTGAACTGGCGACCGGGAAACTCACGGTGGGCACCAACATGATCGACGAGCAGCGGTTCCAGCAGGATTACGTGCGCCAGCGTCAGGCCCAGCTGCAGGCTCAGCTGAACGCCGAACGTGAACGCGAACGCGACTGACCTCCGCTTCTGCCCTGCGCGCCCCGGACCTGGGGCGTTTTTTCATGACCCGGCCCATTTCCGGCCGGACGCTATGGTGAAATCATGCTGAGTGCTTTTGCCGTTCTGCTGTGCGTCACGGCGCTGCTGGCCTACCTGAACGAACGATTCGTGCATTTCCCCACGACGGTGGGCGTGACGCTCGCCGGCGCCCTGGCGAGCGTCATCCTGATCGCGCTGGACGCCCTGGGCCTGCCGGGCCTGCGCGGCTGGGCGGCCGGGGTGCTGGAGACACTGGACTTCACGAACTTCGTGCTGAACGGCATTCTCAGCGTCCTGCTGTTTGCCGGGGCACTGAGCCTGGACACCCGGCAGATGCTGCGCCAGCGCCGCAGCATCCTCACCCTGGCGTTCCTGAGCACCCTGATCAGCACCGCCCTGATCGGCTTCGCCGCGTACGGCGTGTTCACGCTCGTGGGCCTGCCCGTGCCGCTCATGTGGGCGCTGCTGTTCGGGGCGCTGATCAGCCCCACTGACCCTGTGGCCGTGCTGGACCTCCTGAAGCGCGCGCGGGTGCCGGCCAGGATCGAAACGCTGATCGCCGGGGAGAGTCTGTTCAACGACGGTGTGGGCGTCGTGATCTTCCTCGCGCTTGCGAGCGCCGCCGGCATCGGCACCCACGGTGACGGCGCCGTCAGCGCCGCGAGCGTGCTGACCCTCTTTGCGCGTGAAGCCCTGGGGGGCCTGGCGTTCGGGGCGCTGCTGGCCGGAGTGGGTTTCGCGATGCTGCGCAGCATCGAGCAGCACGCGGTGGAGGTTCTGATCACCCTGGCGATGGTGGTGGGCGGGTACGTGGCCGCCGCGGCGCTGGGCGTCAGCGGCCCGCTGGCGATGGTGGTGGCGGGCCTGATGATCTCCCTGTGGCGCGACCGGGCCTTCGGCCAGAAGACCCGCGAGCATATCGAGGCGTTCTGGGAGACCGTGGATCAGGTGCTGAACATCGTGCTGTTCGCGTTTATTGGCCTGGACGTGCTCCTGACCGAAACGACCGGCGCGCAGATTCTGGCCAGCGTCCTGCTGATCGGCGTGGCCCTGATCGCCCGCTGGGTCAGTGTGGCCCTGCCGTTCACGCTGGTGCGCGCCCGTGACGGGTACGGGGCGTTCACCGTGCGGCTCCTCACCTGGGGTGGCCTGCGCGGCGGCATCGCCATCAGTCTCGCGCTGGGCCTGCCGGACAGCCCGTACCGGACGCCCCTCGTGACGGCCACGTACGCGGTGGTGCTGTTCACGATTGCCGTGCAGGGGCTCACGATCATGCCGCTCGTGCACCGCGCCGCGGGCGCCATCCCCGAAGAATCCTGAGCGCATGACAGGGCAGAGGGCGGACAGGGCACAGTGCCCCGGCCGCCCTCTGCCCCGTGAAAATTACTTCTCGACGAGGTACGCCTGCTCGATCACGTCGGCGGTGCCGGGGCGGCCCGGCTCGATGCGGGTCAGGCGGTCAAGGACGTCCTGACCTTCCACGACCTTCCCGAACACCGTGTGCCGCCCGTCCAGGTGCGGGGTGTCCACGAAGGTGATGAAGAACTGGCTGCCGTTGGTGTTCGGGCCGCGGTTCGCCATGCTGAGGATGCCCTTGCCGCGGTGGCGGCGATCGTTGGGTTCATCCTCGAAGTCGTAGCCGGGACCGCCCGCGCCGGTGCCGGTGGGATCGCCGGCCTGCGCCATGAAGCCCTCGATCACGCGGTGAAACTTGATGCCGTCGTAGTAGTGGTGGCGCAGCAGGTACGCAAACGAGTTCACAGTCACGGGGGCGTCGTCCGCGAACAGTTCCACGACGAGGCGGCCCTTGCTGGTCTCCAGCACCGCGCGGTACTGCTTGCCGGGCTCGATGCCGTCGCCGAGGTCAGGCGCCTGCGTGAAGCGCGTCTGGCGCTCGGCGCTGAGTTCCGGGCTGGGGGTGAAGCCGTCCTGCTGGTAAAGGTCACTCATGCGGGGCATTGTACCTCCACCCCGCCCCGCCGCTCCTTCCGTCTGCGTTCAGTGTCCGGCTTCCACCACGATGCCCTCGGCCTCACTCATCCGCACGATGTTCGCCAGCGTGTGAATCGGCACGTTCAGGTCCGCGAGTTTCTCCCGCCCCGACTCGAACTGCTTTTCCACCACGCAGCCGATCCCGAGCAGCTGCGCGCCGCTCTGCGCGATCATGCCGGCCAGGGCGCGCAGCGTGCCGCCCGACGCCAGGAAGTCATCGATAACCACCACGCGGTCCCCGGCGCCCAGGAATTCGCTGCTCACGAACAGGTCCACCACGCCCCCTTTGGTGCGGCTCACCGACTGCGCCGTGAAGATGGGTTCTTTCATGGTGACCGGCCGTTTCTTGCGGGCGTACACCATCGGGACGCCCAGGGTGATCGCGGTCGCGATGGCGGGCGCAATCCCACTGACCTCGATGGTGACGATCTTGGTGGGGGTGTGCGGCGCGAAGTGCCGCGCGAAGGTCTCCCCCATTTCACGCGTCAGGTGCGGAAGAAGCTGATGGTTGATGAGCCCGTCCACCTTGAGAATACCGCCAGGAAGAATCTCTCCCTGCTGCCGGATGGCGTCCACGAGTGCCTGCATGCCCCGGAGTGTACCCGTCAGGCGCCCAGCCCCCGGCCCGCGCGTCTGGACGGCCGCGCAGGGCGCGGCCTGAAGAACCGGCAGGCAGAGCGCTGGGTTCCGGCGGCGCCGCGCGCCTTGAGGCCGCGCGCAGCCCTCCCCTACAGGTCGTTGACCTCCGGTTTGAAACCGACCTGACGGATGAACTCCAGGTACTCGGGGCCGCTCAGCGCCTCGCGTTTGCCGCTCAGGGCGACAAACATCGCTTCCAGGACGTTCGTGGCGAAGTTCCGGCTGCCCATGCGGGGCGTGGTGGTGATCAGGCGCTGAACGCCGCGCGCCTTCATCCACTCGCGGTCGGCGGCGGTAATGGTCTGGGTGAGGATCGTTTTGCCGCGCAGGTCCTGCGGCGCGTAGCGTTTGGCGTAGTGGGTGTCGCCGGCAATCACGTCCGCCCAGGCGTAGTACTTCGTGCCGCTGCCCTGCACGCTGCTCTCCTGCTTGGCGCCGGTCGGGTAGAACCAGTCCTGGGGGAGCAGCGTGATGACCGGCAGCACGAGTTTCGCCACGCGGCGCAGCGCGGCGATGCTGCGCAGCGGCCGGTCAATGTTCAGGCCGAACACGACGTCGCCGTACACCACGTCCGCGTGGTGCTGCGCGAGCGCCTCGGCCATGCCGAAGCGGTCCACGGCGGACACCATCAGGACCTTCTGGGTGCGCCAGTTCAGCACCTGGTCAAGCTGCGCGATCGCGTCGCGTTCCAGGGTGTTCTTCAGGCCGCTGCCGTCCAGCACGGGCGTGATCTTGGCGTTCGCAACCAGCTGGCGCACGTTGCGGAAGGTGTAGCGTTTGTCGTCCGCGATGACGTACAGGTCCGCGCCGCCCAGCCCGAACGCGTCCACGCGGCCGTCGAGGGTCTGGTACAGCGCGGCCATGCGGCGGGCGTCGCCGTCGGTGCCGATGCGTTCAATCACGAACGGCTGCCCGAGCACGGTGACGGTCTCACGGGCGTTGCGGGCGCTGCTGCCCAGGCTGATGCTGACCACGTGTTTGTGCCCGGCCGGCGCCGGCTGCCAGCCCTGTAGGGGATCGGTCATGGGGGGCATTCTATGCGGGGCGGGGCGACGTGGTCAGCGTGACCCGCTGCCCGCTGCGCGCCGAGGCGTACAGGGCGTCCAGGACGCGCATCTGTGCTTCGGCGTCCTGCGGGGGATACAGCGGGGGCTCCTGGCCGCGCGCGGTCCGCTGGAAGTGGGCGACCATCCGCGCGTAACCGTTGCCGGGCGCCACGCTGTCCTCCCAGGTGCGGCCGCCTGCGGTGACGTGCAGCGTGACCGGCTCGTGC from Deinococcus taeanensis carries:
- the gnd gene encoding decarboxylating NADP(+)-dependent phosphogluconate dehydrogenase — protein: MTSDAAAQADIGVIGLAVMGENLILNMASRGFTVAAFNRTVSKVTAFTGGRAVGRTIVGAGSLEDLVALLKPPRRVMLMVKAGAAVDEFITLLTPLLAPGDIIIDGGNSHPADSTRRTRALAEQGLLFIGTGVSGGEEGALTGPSIMPGGNVQAWPAVQPIFQAIAAKVDGGAPCCEWVGPEGAGHFVKMVHNGIEYADMQMIAESYQLLRAAGLSAPEAGAVFARWNEGELHSYLIEITADILSKVDDVTGQPLVDVILDAAGQKGTGKWTSVAALDAGSPAATITEAVYARAMSALKAERVAASAVLSGPAFAAPADREAFVEQVRQALYASKIAAYAQGFQLLHLSAQDAGWTLDYGQIAQMWRGGCIIRAAFLDRIKDAYDAQPALANLLIAPYFRDAVHGAQGAWRETVAAAVRGGVPVPAFSSALAYFDAYRSAALPANLLQAQRDYFGAHTYERTDRPRGEFFHTNWTGRGGNTASTTYTA
- the rpoZ gene encoding DNA-directed RNA polymerase subunit omega, whose amino-acid sequence is MAERDIDKLLSLTDSKYRLSVVTAKRALQLRSGAPSVLPVEQRVRTRNLVTQAMRELATGKLTVGTNMIDEQRFQQDYVRQRQAQLQAQLNAERERERD
- a CDS encoding cation:proton antiporter is translated as MLSAFAVLLCVTALLAYLNERFVHFPTTVGVTLAGALASVILIALDALGLPGLRGWAAGVLETLDFTNFVLNGILSVLLFAGALSLDTRQMLRQRRSILTLAFLSTLISTALIGFAAYGVFTLVGLPVPLMWALLFGALISPTDPVAVLDLLKRARVPARIETLIAGESLFNDGVGVVIFLALASAAGIGTHGDGAVSAASVLTLFAREALGGLAFGALLAGVGFAMLRSIEQHAVEVLITLAMVVGGYVAAAALGVSGPLAMVVAGLMISLWRDRAFGQKTREHIEAFWETVDQVLNIVLFAFIGLDVLLTETTGAQILASVLLIGVALIARWVSVALPFTLVRARDGYGAFTVRLLTWGGLRGGIAISLALGLPDSPYRTPLVTATYAVVLFTIAVQGLTIMPLVHRAAGAIPEES
- a CDS encoding peptidylprolyl isomerase: MSDLYQQDGFTPSPELSAERQTRFTQAPDLGDGIEPGKQYRAVLETSKGRLVVELFADDAPVTVNSFAYLLRHHYYDGIKFHRVIEGFMAQAGDPTGTGAGGPGYDFEDEPNDRRHRGKGILSMANRGPNTNGSQFFITFVDTPHLDGRHTVFGKVVEGQDVLDRLTRIEPGRPGTADVIEQAYLVEK
- the xpt gene encoding xanthine phosphoribosyltransferase, with translation MQALVDAIRQQGEILPGGILKVDGLINHQLLPHLTREMGETFARHFAPHTPTKIVTIEVSGIAPAIATAITLGVPMVYARKKRPVTMKEPIFTAQSVSRTKGGVVDLFVSSEFLGAGDRVVVIDDFLASGGTLRALAGMIAQSGAQLLGIGCVVEKQFESGREKLADLNVPIHTLANIVRMSEAEGIVVEAGH
- a CDS encoding quinate 5-dehydrogenase, giving the protein MTDPLQGWQPAPAGHKHVVSISLGSSARNARETVTVLGQPFVIERIGTDGDARRMAALYQTLDGRVDAFGLGGADLYVIADDKRYTFRNVRQLVANAKITPVLDGSGLKNTLERDAIAQLDQVLNWRTQKVLMVSAVDRFGMAEALAQHHADVVYGDVVFGLNIDRPLRSIAALRRVAKLVLPVITLLPQDWFYPTGAKQESSVQGSGTKYYAWADVIAGDTHYAKRYAPQDLRGKTILTQTITAADREWMKARGVQRLITTTPRMGSRNFATNVLEAMFVALSGKREALSGPEYLEFIRQVGFKPEVNDL